The Mauremys reevesii isolate NIE-2019 linkage group 1, ASM1616193v1, whole genome shotgun sequence genome has a segment encoding these proteins:
- the NR0B1 gene encoding nuclear receptor subfamily 0 group B member 1 isoform X1: protein MACVAGCRCCTGRRRQSSILYSILRSEERPEAAQQPPPPPPQEPPGPGCSCGSRRRLALRSPQVAAKAASAVLVKTLRFVKSVPCFQELPLDEQLVLVRSCWAPLLVLGLAQERVHFETVETAEPSMLQRILTDRRQEQQGQQHPHSSSPQLPSAGEIQAIKGFLAKCWSLDISTKEYAYLKGTVLFNPDLPGLQCVQYIQGLQREAQQALNEHVRLIHRGDQARFAKLNVVLSLLRSINANVIAELFFKPIIGTVNMDDMLLEMLCAKL from the exons ATGGCGTGCGTGGCCGGCTGCCGCTGCTGCACGGGGcgcaggaggcagagcagcatCCTCTACAGCATCCTCAGGAGCGAGGAGCGGCCGGAGGCAgcgcagcagccgccgccgcccccgccgCAGGAGCCCCCGGGGCCGGGCTGCTCGTGCGGCTCGCGGCGGCGCCTGGCCCTGCGCAGCCCGCAGGTGGCGGCCAAGGCGGCCTCGGCCGTGCTGGTGAAGACCCTGCGCTTCGTCAAGAGCGTgccctgcttccaggagctgccgcTGGACGAGCAGCTGGTGCTGGTGCGCAGCTGCTGGGctcccctgctggtgctggggctgGCCCAGGAGCGGGTGCACTTCGAGACGGTGGAGACCGCGGAGCCCAGCATGCTGCAGCGGATATTGACCGACCGGCGGCAGGAGCAGCAAGGACAGCAGcacccccacagcagcagcccgCAGCTGCCCTCGGCCGGCGAGATCCAGGCCATCAAAGGCTTCCTGGCCAAGTGCTGGAGCCTGGACATCAGCACCAAGGAGTACGCCTACCTCAAGGGGACTGTGCTCTTCAACCCGG ATCTGCCAGGGCTGCAGTGTGTACAGTATATCCAGGGACTGCAGAGGGAAGCACAGCAAGCTCTAAATGAACATGTCAGACTGATTCATCGAGGGGACCAGGCCAGATTTGCCAAGCTGAATGTTGTTCTTTCCTTGCTGAGATCCATTAATGCTAACGTAATTGCTGAACTATTCTTTAAGCCCATCATTGGAACAGTGAACATGGATGACATGCTGCTGGAGATGCTTTGTGCAAAGTTATAA
- the NR0B1 gene encoding nuclear receptor subfamily 0 group B member 1 isoform X2, whose amino-acid sequence MSVCPLARPRHGAAAHRRTRYKYVRGQAAGAPRLAQPSRQEGTLPPGAMACVAGCRCCTGRRRQSSILYSILRSEERPEAAQQPPPPPPQEPPGPGCSCGSRRRLALRSPQVAAKAASAVLVKTLRFVKSVPCFQELPLDEQLVLVRSCWAPLLVLGLAQERVHFETVETAEPSMLQRILTDRRQEQQGQQHPHSSSPQLPSAGEIQAIKGFLAKCWSLDISTKEYAYLKGTVLFNPDLPGLQCVQYIQGLQREAQQALNEHVRLIHRGDQARFAKLNVVLSLLRSINANVIAELFFKPIIGTVNMDDMLLEMLCAKL is encoded by the exons ATGAGCGTCTGCCCCCTGGCACGGCCGAGGCACGGCGCGGCTGCACACAGGCGCACACGGTATAAATACGTGAGGGGACAAGCGGCGGGAGCTCCCCGtctggctcagcccagcaggcaggaggggacCCTCCCCCCCGGCGCCATGGCGTGCGTGGCCGGCTGCCGCTGCTGCACGGGGcgcaggaggcagagcagcatCCTCTACAGCATCCTCAGGAGCGAGGAGCGGCCGGAGGCAgcgcagcagccgccgccgcccccgccgCAGGAGCCCCCGGGGCCGGGCTGCTCGTGCGGCTCGCGGCGGCGCCTGGCCCTGCGCAGCCCGCAGGTGGCGGCCAAGGCGGCCTCGGCCGTGCTGGTGAAGACCCTGCGCTTCGTCAAGAGCGTgccctgcttccaggagctgccgcTGGACGAGCAGCTGGTGCTGGTGCGCAGCTGCTGGGctcccctgctggtgctggggctgGCCCAGGAGCGGGTGCACTTCGAGACGGTGGAGACCGCGGAGCCCAGCATGCTGCAGCGGATATTGACCGACCGGCGGCAGGAGCAGCAAGGACAGCAGcacccccacagcagcagcccgCAGCTGCCCTCGGCCGGCGAGATCCAGGCCATCAAAGGCTTCCTGGCCAAGTGCTGGAGCCTGGACATCAGCACCAAGGAGTACGCCTACCTCAAGGGGACTGTGCTCTTCAACCCGG ATCTGCCAGGGCTGCAGTGTGTACAGTATATCCAGGGACTGCAGAGGGAAGCACAGCAAGCTCTAAATGAACATGTCAGACTGATTCATCGAGGGGACCAGGCCAGATTTGCCAAGCTGAATGTTGTTCTTTCCTTGCTGAGATCCATTAATGCTAACGTAATTGCTGAACTATTCTTTAAGCCCATCATTGGAACAGTGAACATGGATGACATGCTGCTGGAGATGCTTTGTGCAAAGTTATAA